A section of the Mesorhizobium loti genome encodes:
- a CDS encoding thiamine phosphate synthase, translating to MKLDPFYLIVDSAAWIERLVPLGVRLVQLRIKTVYQAGLRTEIRKAKALCAEQQCQLIVNDHWRLAIEEGCDFVHLGQDDLQTADLLAIRAAGLRLGLSTHDDIELETAMAAGPDYIALGPIYPTILKKIKWAPQGLERIREWKHRVAPIPLVAIGGLNPDRLNGVFAADADSAAVVTDITLNADPEARTREWIKKTERWR from the coding sequence ATGAAGCTCGATCCGTTCTATCTGATCGTCGATAGTGCAGCCTGGATCGAGCGGCTGGTCCCACTCGGAGTCCGGCTTGTGCAACTGCGCATCAAGACCGTGTATCAGGCCGGGTTGCGCACCGAAATCCGGAAGGCGAAGGCCCTGTGTGCCGAGCAACAATGCCAGCTCATCGTCAACGACCATTGGCGCCTGGCAATCGAGGAAGGCTGCGACTTCGTGCATCTCGGCCAGGACGATTTGCAGACCGCCGACCTCTTGGCGATACGCGCAGCCGGCTTGAGGCTCGGACTGAGCACACATGATGACATTGAGCTGGAAACGGCGATGGCCGCCGGGCCGGACTATATCGCGCTTGGGCCCATCTACCCGACCATCCTGAAGAAGATAAAATGGGCGCCGCAGGGACTCGAACGGATCAGAGAATGGAAGCATCGGGTAGCGCCAATCCCATTGGTCGCCATTGGCGGTCTCAACCCTGACAGGCTCAACGGTGTTTTCGCGGCGGACGCCGATAGCGCGGCAGTGGTCACCGATATCACGCTGAATGCCGACCCCGAGGCGCGTACGCGAGAATGGATCAAAAAGACGGAGCGATGGCGCTGA
- a CDS encoding hydroxymethylpyrimidine/phosphomethylpyrimidine kinase: MALRREPHVLVVGGSDSSGGAGIARDIETVSAFGLRSCLAITAVTVQTHSAVEHVKLVPSELVAAQMRAAFAANDVAAVKIGMIGTSAAVEAVGAVLVNRQVPVVLDPVLASTSGRNLLPDDAINMLRHDLMPICRLVTPNLVELAAFTGSSPAADEEGACRQAEELSRTVRTAVLVKGGHVQGTRCVDVLLQPNQPAVRFEAPRLPRGMRGTGCMMASAVAASLALGASLKASVRQAKQHVFDALAGSKDIGPIS, encoded by the coding sequence ATGGCGCTGAGGCGGGAACCGCATGTCCTTGTCGTTGGCGGATCGGACTCCAGCGGTGGAGCTGGCATTGCCCGCGATATAGAAACGGTTTCCGCCTTCGGGCTGCGCAGTTGTCTTGCCATCACCGCCGTGACAGTCCAGACGCACTCGGCTGTCGAGCACGTCAAGCTTGTGCCGTCGGAGCTTGTCGCCGCTCAGATGCGCGCCGCGTTCGCTGCCAACGATGTCGCGGCCGTCAAGATAGGCATGATTGGGACATCGGCGGCTGTTGAGGCAGTCGGCGCTGTTTTGGTCAACCGCCAAGTGCCTGTGGTACTCGACCCGGTCCTGGCCTCTACCTCGGGACGCAATCTGCTGCCGGACGATGCCATTAATATGCTGCGCCACGATCTGATGCCGATCTGCCGGCTTGTAACGCCTAACCTGGTCGAGCTGGCTGCGTTTACCGGCTCGTCACCGGCCGCGGACGAAGAAGGGGCTTGTCGTCAGGCTGAAGAGCTATCGAGGACGGTGAGGACCGCCGTACTCGTCAAGGGCGGCCATGTACAAGGAACCCGTTGCGTCGACGTGCTTTTGCAGCCGAACCAACCTGCAGTTCGGTTTGAGGCGCCCCGCTTGCCGCGAGGGATGCGCGGAACGGGTTGCATGATGGCCAGCGCAGTCGCCGCCTCGCTTGCTCTTGGAGCGTCGCTGAAAGCGAGCGTGCGCCAAGCCAAGCAACATGTTTTCGATGCGCTTGCCGGATCGAAGGATATCGGGCCGATAAGCTGA
- a CDS encoding LLM class flavin-dependent oxidoreductase translates to MDKAFPSGLAVGIFDHLDEDGPDIARQYEDRLMLAEACDHLGFYAYHLAEHHCTPHGRGPSPNLFLSSVAQRTRRLRVGPLVMLLALYHPLRAFEEICMLDQLSGGRLELGIGRGSLPIELGYFGIGSDAAPNHYAEASEILINALKGGTLSYQGRHFELNSVPLTLRTHQRPHPPTWIATNRPESAGWAAANGMNIACVGPSSSVRRITDAFRAGREHTGEADDQAPFLGLLRMVVIGRSETDARSLAAPAYERWLKSFKFLYDLNSMPIPPNLPLTFDGAIEKELCAVGTAASAGQALLDQLEAAGANYLLCQPAFGNLSLDASLYTATAIQSAIMARVG, encoded by the coding sequence ATGGATAAGGCCTTTCCTTCAGGCCTAGCTGTCGGAATCTTCGATCATCTGGACGAGGACGGCCCCGATATCGCCCGACAGTACGAAGATCGCCTGATGTTAGCGGAGGCGTGCGATCACCTTGGGTTCTATGCATATCATCTCGCAGAGCACCATTGTACCCCACATGGGAGAGGTCCCTCACCGAATCTGTTCTTGTCGAGCGTAGCCCAGCGAACCCGGCGCCTTCGTGTCGGACCGTTGGTAATGTTGCTTGCCCTTTATCATCCGCTACGTGCGTTTGAAGAGATCTGTATGCTGGACCAATTGAGCGGTGGCAGGCTGGAACTTGGGATAGGGCGCGGCTCGCTCCCGATCGAATTGGGTTACTTCGGGATTGGCTCGGACGCGGCGCCAAACCACTATGCGGAAGCCAGCGAAATTCTTATCAATGCGCTGAAGGGCGGCACGCTATCGTATCAAGGTCGCCATTTTGAGTTGAACAGCGTTCCGCTGACGCTAAGAACTCATCAGCGTCCACATCCGCCGACTTGGATCGCCACCAATCGACCGGAATCGGCAGGCTGGGCCGCTGCGAATGGCATGAACATAGCGTGCGTGGGACCTTCCTCTTCCGTTCGAAGAATCACTGATGCCTTCCGCGCCGGTCGAGAGCACACCGGTGAGGCGGACGACCAAGCGCCATTTCTTGGATTGCTCCGAATGGTCGTGATTGGGCGTTCTGAAACAGATGCACGTTCACTCGCCGCACCTGCTTACGAACGGTGGCTCAAGAGCTTTAAATTTCTTTATGATCTCAATAGCATGCCAATTCCACCAAACCTGCCGCTGACCTTCGATGGAGCAATCGAGAAGGAATTGTGCGCAGTAGGAACGGCAGCATCTGCGGGACAAGCTCTTCTTGATCAGCTGGAAGCGGCAGGTGCAAACTACCTCCTTTGTCAACCGGCGTTTGGGAACCTGTCGTTAGATGCTTCCCTATATACCGCAACGGCGATTCAATCCGCAATTATGGCTCGAGTTGGCTAA
- the hisC gene encoding histidinol-phosphate transaminase, with the protein MSDAKLQSVLSSLSRVARQLDALPSDRPAPDASWVKLNTNENPFPLPAIIMQSAISALERQYLYPEDDNISLREAAANVYSVAMDQVIAGNGSSELLGLVYRAFLAPGDSVAMMSPGFSFNRKLATLQGAQFLEIEFSEDNSLPMEQLLFGPAKDAKFILLANPNNPTGTFVPVADIERLVAKSDRLIVLDEAYVDFAPENGLRLIDRYSNLLVLRTFSKSYAAAGVRVGFGFGHPEIIGRLRNIQNVFNMNVIGQAVGISVLAHRAAYADNHRHIRHERRRVTLALSQLGFSVIPSHANFLLARVPTGQDGSWWQSAFARQKVLVAVFPDKGLENYIRVSIGTKEQMDAFLRDASRISRILNMLTPPR; encoded by the coding sequence ATGTCCGACGCAAAACTGCAGAGTGTGCTTTCGTCTCTTTCGCGAGTGGCGAGACAGTTAGATGCTCTGCCATCCGATAGACCAGCGCCGGATGCAAGTTGGGTAAAACTAAACACGAATGAGAACCCATTCCCGCTTCCAGCAATCATAATGCAAAGTGCGATTTCAGCTTTAGAAAGGCAGTATCTATATCCGGAAGACGATAACATCAGCTTGAGGGAAGCAGCCGCCAACGTCTATAGCGTCGCCATGGATCAGGTAATCGCCGGCAACGGTTCGTCTGAACTGCTTGGACTTGTCTACCGAGCTTTCCTTGCTCCGGGGGATAGCGTGGCGATGATGTCGCCAGGTTTTTCGTTTAACCGCAAGCTTGCCACGTTGCAGGGTGCTCAATTTCTCGAAATCGAATTTAGCGAAGATAATTCCTTGCCGATGGAGCAATTGCTCTTCGGTCCTGCAAAGGACGCCAAGTTCATTCTGTTAGCCAATCCGAACAATCCGACTGGAACGTTCGTTCCGGTGGCCGATATCGAACGCCTGGTAGCGAAATCGGACCGCTTGATCGTGCTGGATGAGGCCTACGTCGACTTTGCACCAGAGAATGGTCTACGCCTCATCGATCGCTATTCGAACCTTCTGGTCTTAAGGACATTTTCGAAAAGCTATGCTGCCGCCGGCGTTCGCGTCGGTTTCGGTTTCGGTCACCCTGAAATTATCGGCAGGCTACGCAACATCCAGAACGTCTTCAACATGAATGTGATCGGGCAGGCGGTTGGTATCAGCGTCCTTGCGCACCGCGCCGCCTATGCAGACAACCACAGACACATCAGGCATGAACGACGGCGAGTGACGCTCGCGCTGTCGCAACTTGGATTTTCCGTAATCCCTTCCCACGCAAACTTCTTGCTTGCCCGCGTGCCAACGGGACAGGACGGCTCATGGTGGCAATCAGCCTTTGCAAGGCAAAAAGTACTTGTTGCCGTCTTTCCCGATAAAGGTTTGGAAAATTACATCCGCGTCAGCATCGGTACAAAAGAGCAAATGGATGCGTTTCTTCGTGACGCTAGTCGTATTAGTAGAATATTGAATATGTTAACGCCCCCGCGTTAG
- a CDS encoding helix-turn-helix domain-containing protein produces MASEMAGNAEAEPEPPVETSPKLDCLRQSRRNQRSEFYAEILQLREAGLSPRQIAPRIGMNVRTVERWLAAGGEPEHRRPPSRSVLMDSFQEYLEGRWEEGQRNGLQLWTDRGPSGAPRGGQRSRLRRDCE; encoded by the coding sequence ATGGCGTCCGAGATGGCCGGAAATGCCGAAGCCGAGCCGGAACCACCGGTAGAAACTTCCCCGAAACTTGATTGCCTGCGCCAGTCGAGGCGCAACCAGCGCAGCGAGTTCTATGCTGAAATCCTTCAGTTGCGGGAGGCCGGTCTATCGCCGCGACAGATCGCGCCCCGGATTGGCATGAACGTGAGAACTGTCGAACGCTGGCTTGCAGCGGGCGGTGAGCCCGAGCACCGGCGGCCACCTTCGCGCTCGGTTCTCATGGATTCTTTCCAAGAGTATCTCGAAGGGCGCTGGGAGGAAGGCCAGCGCAACGGGTTGCAGCTGTGGACCGACAGGGGGCCATCAGGTGCTCCGCGAGGAGGGCAAAGGTCAAGACTTCGTCGCGATTGTGAATGA
- a CDS encoding transposase — MVGIDDWAWRKGQRYGTIICDLARDRVLDLLPDRNAGTVASRLNAILASRSSRAIVPAFMPRAPVAVLPMQRRSPTAGIFSRTWAKRCVWPSVAIARRSAPPERPWRPRWPEMPKPSRNHR, encoded by the coding sequence GTGGTTGGCATCGACGACTGGGCCTGGCGCAAAGGACAGCGCTACGGAACGATCATCTGCGATTTGGCGCGCGACCGCGTGCTGGATCTATTGCCGGATCGAAATGCCGGCACGGTCGCATCACGGCTTAACGCCATCCTGGCATCGAGGTCATCGCGCGCGATCGTGCCGGCGTTTATGCCGAGGGCGCCCGTCGCGGTGCTCCCGATGCAACGCAGGTCGCCGACCGCTGGCATCTTCTCCAGAACCTGGGCGAAGCGTTGCGTCTGGCCGTCGGTCGCCATCGCAAGGCGGTCAGCGCCGCCGGAAAGGCCATGGCGTCCGAGATGGCCGGAAATGCCGAAGCCGAGCCGGAACCACCGGTAG
- a CDS encoding cold-shock protein, whose translation MATGTVKWFNSTKGFGFIQPDNGGRDVFVHISAVERAGLSTLTDGQKINYEIEQDRRTGKSSAGSLSKAG comes from the coding sequence ATGGCGACCGGAACGGTGAAGTGGTTCAACAGCACCAAGGGATTTGGATTTATCCAGCCCGACAATGGCGGTCGGGATGTTTTCGTCCACATTTCTGCTGTCGAACGCGCAGGCCTCTCGACCCTCACCGACGGCCAGAAGATCAACTATGAGATCGAACAGGACCGCCGTACTGGCAAGTCCTCCGCTGGCAGTCTCAGCAAAGCTGGCTGA
- a CDS encoding helix-turn-helix domain-containing protein: MSLNGSASDRRRLQVIVADPGSLEGVMSGDGLGTSAIMAETDKSKTSVCRSQERFMRECFDGLLRDRSRSPGRAPVPPKHVAEIVRLTQATPPHEAAHWTLRAMSTVAGIEASTVQGI, from the coding sequence ATGTCCCTCAACGGCTCGGCCAGCGATCGTCGGCGCTTGCAAGTGATCGTCGCGGACCCTGGAAGCCTAGAAGGCGTGATGAGCGGCGATGGTCTGGGCACCTCGGCAATCATGGCCGAGACCGACAAGTCCAAGACCTCTGTCTGTCGCTCGCAGGAGCGGTTCATGCGCGAATGCTTCGATGGACTGCTCCGCGACCGGTCCCGTTCGCCCGGAAGGGCGCCGGTCCCGCCGAAGCACGTCGCCGAGATCGTCCGCCTGACGCAGGCGACGCCGCCGCATGAGGCGGCCCATTGGACGCTGCGCGCGATGTCCACGGTCGCCGGCATTGAAGCGTCGACGGTGCAGGGTATCTGA